In one Methyloterricola oryzae genomic region, the following are encoded:
- a CDS encoding DUF2750 domain-containing protein: MIPLTTDLNANYQRFIEHIQESGQVWGLQSASGWVVVDSAEFEDSEVMPFWSEEGHAKAHCVDEWAEFSPVAIDIEDFVSDWLPGMDEDGTLVGPNWNADLEGLEIEPVEIARQLGANAE, from the coding sequence ATGATTCCATTGACTACAGACCTCAACGCCAATTATCAGCGCTTTATCGAGCACATCCAGGAGTCGGGCCAAGTGTGGGGCTTGCAATCGGCCAGCGGCTGGGTGGTGGTGGATTCCGCCGAATTCGAGGACAGCGAGGTCATGCCGTTCTGGTCGGAAGAAGGGCATGCCAAGGCGCATTGCGTCGACGAATGGGCCGAATTTTCCCCGGTCGCCATCGACATCGAGGACTTCGTGTCGGACTGGCTGCCTGGCATGGACGAGGACGGTACCCTGGTGGGACCGAACTGGAATGCCGATCTGGAGGGTCTGGAAATCGAACCCGTGGAGATCGCCCGGCAATTGGGCGCAAACGCCGAGTGA
- a CDS encoding class I SAM-dependent methyltransferase codes for MNPNTSQEEAKGNPVEIFQNAWNMYRKIVEHDYMFHTSIYGDLGRYLEGLQEAAPLAVVELGCGDASQSMKAFKRCRLASYLGLDLSQPALELAARNLASLPCPVRLELADMLEGLSLVDTPVDVIFSGFALHHLALEDKARFFALTRNALKPGGVLLLTDVMREPGQSREDYLSAYLGYAEQHWQSLVPAEFTLLREHVGNFDYPETAETYERMARESGFASARQLSRHTWHQTWIYRDGD; via the coding sequence ATGAATCCGAACACGAGCCAAGAAGAAGCCAAGGGCAATCCGGTCGAGATTTTTCAGAATGCCTGGAATATGTACCGGAAGATCGTGGAGCACGACTACATGTTTCACACTTCGATCTACGGTGATCTCGGCCGCTATCTGGAAGGCTTGCAAGAAGCAGCGCCACTCGCGGTAGTGGAACTGGGATGCGGCGACGCCAGTCAGTCGATGAAGGCATTCAAGCGCTGCAGACTTGCGAGCTACCTGGGCCTGGACCTATCGCAGCCGGCCCTGGAACTGGCGGCCCGGAACCTCGCCAGTCTTCCGTGTCCCGTGCGTCTGGAACTTGCGGACATGCTGGAAGGTCTTTCGCTCGTTGACACGCCGGTCGACGTGATATTTTCAGGGTTTGCCCTGCATCACCTTGCCTTGGAGGACAAGGCCCGCTTTTTTGCATTGACCCGAAATGCCCTGAAACCCGGCGGCGTGTTGCTGCTTACGGATGTCATGCGCGAGCCCGGCCAGAGCCGCGAGGACTATCTCAGCGCCTACCTGGGCTATGCGGAGCAGCATTGGCAGTCGCTGGTCCCGGCGGAATTCACGCTGCTACGCGAGCATGTGGGAAATTTCGATTATCCGGAAACCGCAGAGACCTATGAGCGCATGGCCAGGGAATCCGGTTTTGCGTCGGCCAGGCAACTGAGCCGGCATACTTGGCACCAGACCTGGATTTACCGGGACGGCGATTAG
- a CDS encoding aldo/keto reductase family protein: MPRIIYGTAWKENRTAELVELAISMGFRGIDTACQPKHYDEPGVGEGLARCLKRGVSRDSLYLQTKFTPLAGQDPARVPYDPDASLAQQVAQSCEVSLRNLGAEYLDGLLMHSPLQQPEATLEAWRAMEDLFHSGTVRQLGLSNCYDLARFKGLWEAVKVKPAVLQNRFYADTGYDRALRAYCVENGVIYQSFWTLTANPKLLADSTVTGLAARYGRTPAQILFRCLTQIGIVPLSGTTRESHMREDLAIFEFELKGDELVAVTALL; this comes from the coding sequence ATGCCGCGCATCATCTATGGTACTGCGTGGAAGGAAAACCGCACCGCCGAATTGGTGGAACTCGCGATTTCCATGGGTTTCCGCGGCATCGATACAGCCTGCCAGCCTAAGCATTACGATGAGCCGGGCGTCGGGGAAGGCCTGGCGCGATGCCTGAAGCGCGGGGTGTCCCGGGATTCGCTCTACCTGCAGACCAAGTTCACGCCGCTGGCCGGGCAGGATCCTGCCCGGGTTCCTTACGATCCCGATGCATCGCTGGCGCAGCAGGTGGCTCAATCCTGCGAGGTCTCGCTTCGCAATTTGGGTGCCGAGTACCTGGACGGATTGCTTATGCACTCGCCTTTGCAGCAGCCGGAGGCGACCCTGGAGGCTTGGAGAGCCATGGAAGACTTGTTCCATTCTGGGACTGTGCGGCAGCTTGGCCTGAGCAATTGCTACGATCTGGCCCGTTTCAAGGGGCTATGGGAGGCAGTGAAGGTGAAGCCTGCGGTATTGCAGAACCGCTTTTATGCGGATACCGGTTACGACCGCGCGTTACGCGCGTACTGTGTTGAAAACGGCGTCATCTATCAGAGTTTCTGGACGCTGACTGCGAATCCGAAGCTCCTGGCAGACTCGACAGTGACTGGCTTGGCGGCTCGTTATGGGCGGACCCCGGCACAGATTCTGTTTCGCTGCCTGACACAGATAGGTATCGTTCCCTTGAGCGGCACGACGCGCGAATCGCATATGCGCGAGGATCTGGCTATCTTCGAATTTGAATTGAAGGGGGATGAGCTTGTCGCAGTGACGGCGCTTTTGTAA